Proteins encoded in a region of the Zea mays cultivar B73 chromosome 2, Zm-B73-REFERENCE-NAM-5.0, whole genome shotgun sequence genome:
- the LOC103646094 gene encoding MDIS1-interacting receptor like kinase 2 — protein MGVLALIITLAMFQPCLLANASSSTGGVHLGSQQAALLQWKSTLRSSSASLDSWRAGTSPCSSNWTGVVCGAVAHRGRRATPQAVVRIDLPNAGVDGRLGALNFSALPFLRYIDLSYNSLRGEIPRSIASLPELSHLDLTGNRLHGHVPREMGSMGSLTVLLLSLNNLTGTIPASIGNLTRLVQLTIHKTSLIGSIPEELSKLTSLEYLQLSGDLLSGRIPESLGNLTKLSLLRLYDNQLSGPIPSTLGNLVELQSLQLSRNQLVGRIPPSLGNLSALYEIWMYENELAGSVPAEIGALAGLQTLHLAENLISGPVPETLTGLTNLNMLQIFSNKLSGPLPLGFSNLSKLEVLDLANNSFSGDLPSGFCNQGNLIQFTVSLNMFTGPIPRDIETCRSLHILDVASNQLSGDVSGLGPYPHLFFANLERNSLHGRLSAESWASSINLTIFDVASNMVTGSLPPELSRLVKLEELLLHDNNMTGSIPPELSNLTNLYSLSLSQNQFSGNIPPEFGRMSSLQYLDIQLNSLSGPIPQELGSCTQLLFLRINGNRLTGHLPVTLGSLWKLQIVLDVSSNELTGELPPQLGNLVMLELLNLSHNNFSGSIPSSFSSMASLSTLDVTYNDLEGPLPTGRLFSNASSPVTWFLHNNGLCGNLTGLPACSSPPTIGYHHNSRRRRTRILVATTISVPLCMLTVLFGIIVIIRRSDKPHKQATTTTTAGRGDVFSVWNFDGRLAFEDIVRATENFSERYVVGSGGCGTVYRVQLQGGRLVAVKKLHETGEGCVVSDEERFTGEIDVLTRIRHRSIVKLYGFCSHPRYRFLVYDYVDRGSLRASLENVEIAGELGWERRVAIARDVAQALYYLHHESCLTQNLRLTFQTSAYQRS, from the coding sequence ATGGGTGTGTTAGCGCTAATTATTACTCTGGCCATGTTCCAGCCATGCCTGCTCGCCAACGCCTCCAGCTCCACTGGAGGTGTGCATCTAGGGTCCCAGCAAGCGGCCCTCCTCCAGTGGAAGTCCACCCTACGGAGCAGCTCAGCGTCGCTGGATTCATGGCGGGCCGGGACCAGCCCGTGCAGCAGCAACTGGACGGGCGTTGTTTGCGGCGCCGTGGCGCACCGTGGTCGCCGCGCCACGCCTCAGGCGGTGGTCCGCATCGACCTGCCGAACGCCGGTGTCGACGGGCGCCTCGGTGCGCTCAACTTCTCGGCGCTCCCGTTCCTCCGATACATCGACCTCAGCTACAACAGCCTTCGCGGTGAGATCCCTCGGTCCATCGCCTCATTACCGGAGCTCTCCCACCTTGACCTCACCGGCAACAGGCTCCATGGGCACGTACCACGGGAGATGGGCAGCATGGGAAGCCTGACCGTGCTGTTGCTCTCCCTGAACAACCTCACAGGAACCATCCCTGCGTCCATTGGCAACCTAACTAGGCTAGTTCAGCTTACCATCCACAAAACCTCGCTCATAGGGTCCATCCCGGAGGAGCTCAGCAAGCTCACCAGCCTAGAGTATTTGCAGCTAAGTGGCGACTTACTGAGCGGCCGGATACCGGAAAGCCTTGGCAACCTGACCAAGCTAAGCCTCCTGCGCCTTTACGACAACCAGCTATCAGGTCCCATTCCGTCCACTCTCGGCAACCTTGTTGAGCTGCAGAGTCTCCAGCTCAGTAGGAACCAGCTCGTAGGCCGTATCCCACCGAGCCTGGGGAACCTTAGCGCACTCTACGAAATCTGGATGTACGAGAACGAGCTGGCAGGCTCAGTCCCAGCTGAAATTGGCGCTTTGGCGGGCCTGCAGACGCTGCATTTAGCCGAGAATCTCATTTCAGGTCCAGTCCCTGAAACTCTCACCGGCCTCACGAATCTGAACATGCTCCAGATCTTCAGCAACAAGCTCTCCGGTCCTCTGCCTCTAGGGTTTTCAAACCTTAGCAAGCTGGAAGTGCTCGATCTTGCCAATAACTCTTTCTCGGGAGACTTGCCCTCTGGGTTCTGCAATCAGGGGAACCTCATACAGTTCACTGTCTCCTTGAACATGTTCACCGGCCCTATTCCCAGAGACATCGAGACATGCAGGAGCCTGCATATACTTGACGTGGCTTCCAACCAACTCTCAGGAGACGTATCAGGTCTGGGGCCATACCCGCACCTTTTCTTTGCGAACCTGGAGAGAAACAGCCTCCATGGACGCCTGTCAGCAGAGAGCTGGGCCTCGAGCATCAACCTGACCATCTTCGACGTGGCCAGCAACATGGTGACCGGAAGCTTGCCGCCTGAGCTATCAAGGCTAGTGAAGCTGGAGGAACTGCTTCTCCACGACAACAACATGACCGGCAGCATACCGCCAGAGTTAAGCAATCTGACCAACCTGTACTCGCTCAGCTTGTCACAGAACCAATTCTCAGGCAACATCCCGCCTGAATTCGGTCGGATGAGCAGCTTACAGTACCTTGATATACAGCTGAACAGCCTTAGTGGGCCGATACCGCAGGAGCTTGGCAGCTGCACTCAGCTGCTGTTCTTGCGGATCAATGGCAACAGGTTGACCGGGCATCTGCCGGTAACCCTTGGAAGCCTGTGGAAGCTGCAGATTGTGTTGGATGTCAGCAGCAACGAACTCACGGGTGAGCTACCGCCGCAGCTTGGGAACCTGGTGATGTTGGAGCTCTTAAACCTCTCCCACAACAACTTCAGTGGCAGCATACCTTCCTCCTTCTCCAGCATGGCTAGCTTGTCAACCCTTGACGTCACATACAACGACTTGGAAGGCCCTCTTCCAACGGGGCGGCTGTTTTCAAATGCCTCGTCACCAGTAACATGGTTCCTCCACAACAATGGCCTCTGCGGAAATCTCACCGGGCTTCCAGCATGCTCTTCACCTCCAACAATAGGGTACCACCACAACAGTCGAAGGAGGAGGACTCGCATCTTGGTTGCAACGACCATTTCTGTTCCCTTGTGCATGCTCACCGTTCTTTTTGGAATCATTGTGATCATCCGCAGAAGCGATAAACCACACAAGCAGGCAACAACGACGACCACAGCTGGTAGAGGTGATGTGTTTTCGGTGTGGAATTTTGATGGAAGACTAGCATTTGAGGACATCGTTCGGGCGACAGAAAACTTCAGCGAGAGGTACGTTGTTGGGTCAGGCGGGTGTGGAACCGTCTACAGAGTTCAGCTACAAGGGGGCAGACTGGTTGCAGTGAAAAAGCTCCATGAAACTGGAGAAGGTTGTGTTGTCAGTGATGAGGAGAGATTCACGGGTGAAATCGATGTGCTGACAAGGATCAGGCACCGAAGCATTGTCAAGCTATATGGGTTTTGCTCCCACCCAAGGTACAGATTTTTAGTGTACGATTATGTCGATAGAGGGAGCCTTCGCGCGTCCTTGGAAAACGTGGAGATCGCAGGGGAGCTGGGCTGGGAGAGACGAGTCGCCATTGCAAGGGACGTTGCTCAAGCTCTGTATTACTTACACCACGAGTCTTGCTTGACACAGAATTTAAGGCTTACGTTTCAGACTTCGGCATATCAAAGATCGTAA